A single window of Synechococcus sp. CBW1004 DNA harbors:
- a CDS encoding HNH endonuclease, translating to MTTSGAIQAERERRSEMWKAVQRIQVDRPLTADEVRQIGCYNGARGIWRDKASTAHLTPAGNGVCVGISSRGKYEDEIGEETGIYDYPSTKVPTYDQGDIDAMRAALSLEMPIFLIRDTNAQGAPVQGKGPRRRVDRVEFVADDPLSRSLIFTFSLGGRSDYRLPEDEQGSCFQERETKERQSTSKKRSQAAFRAAVISRYGERRCCLCDAPPEVIEAAHIVPVSNNGSDWSGNGLLVCRNHHALYDLGRWCLHPQHLEVVPATGHDLSSLQVIRSNVRHLRQSPDREALQWRWSRWA from the coding sequence ATGACCACTTCCGGGGCGATCCAGGCGGAGCGAGAGAGGCGCTCAGAGATGTGGAAGGCGGTCCAACGCATCCAAGTTGACCGCCCCCTTACGGCAGATGAGGTCCGCCAAATCGGTTGCTACAACGGCGCTCGTGGGATCTGGAGGGACAAGGCATCAACTGCCCATCTGACCCCAGCAGGCAATGGGGTCTGTGTTGGCATCAGCAGCAGGGGCAAGTACGAGGACGAGATCGGCGAAGAGACAGGCATCTACGACTACCCATCCACCAAAGTACCGACCTACGACCAAGGAGACATAGACGCGATGAGAGCGGCGTTGTCCCTGGAGATGCCGATCTTTCTCATCCGGGACACCAACGCGCAAGGAGCACCCGTCCAGGGCAAGGGTCCGAGGCGGCGCGTGGATCGGGTGGAGTTCGTCGCTGATGATCCATTGAGCAGGTCACTCATCTTCACCTTCTCCCTGGGCGGCAGAAGCGACTACCGCTTGCCAGAGGACGAGCAAGGATCTTGCTTTCAAGAAAGGGAAACGAAAGAACGGCAGAGCACGTCCAAAAAACGCAGTCAGGCAGCGTTTCGGGCAGCGGTCATCAGTCGCTACGGGGAAAGGCGCTGCTGTCTGTGTGATGCTCCTCCAGAGGTCATAGAGGCAGCGCACATCGTTCCTGTGAGCAACAACGGCAGTGACTGGAGCGGGAATGGACTGTTGGTTTGCCGCAACCATCACGCTCTGTACGATCTTGGGAGGTGGTGCCTGCATCCCCAGCATCTGGAGGTAGTGCCTGCAACAGGTCACGATCTGTCTTCTCTACAGGTCATCCGTTCCAATGTGCGTCACCTCAGGCAGAGTCCCGATCGGGAGGCGCTTCAATGGCGCTGGTCAAGGTGGGCGTGA